One region of Candidatus Aminicenantes bacterium genomic DNA includes:
- a CDS encoding isoprenylcysteine carboxylmethyltransferase family protein, whose product MANILKNQKGMNIVGQGGKIILFMLPSLIAAIWVHAHFPHIAALPDSFGFIKPAGYLLLLLGLILWGGAVVQLIAGFSKGNLVTTGAYGVVRNPIYSSVTFFILPGVALMTLTWVYLVASVFLYVGVTIFIGKEEQQLTRAFGKEYEDYRARVDRL is encoded by the coding sequence ATGGCAAACATCTTAAAGAATCAAAAAGGAATGAACATCGTCGGCCAGGGCGGGAAAATCATCCTGTTCATGCTGCCGTCTTTGATTGCAGCCATATGGGTCCATGCGCATTTCCCCCACATAGCCGCATTGCCCGACAGCTTCGGATTCATCAAGCCCGCGGGATATTTATTGCTGCTGCTTGGGCTGATCCTTTGGGGGGGCGCGGTCGTCCAGTTGATAGCTGGTTTTTCCAAAGGCAACCTGGTGACTACCGGCGCTTACGGCGTGGTCCGCAATCCCATCTACTCCAGCGTAACCTTCTTTATCCTTCCCGGTGTCGCGCTGATGACGCTGACTTGGGTTTATCTTGTTGCCTCGGTCTTTTTGTATGTTGGTGTCACGATATTTATCGGCAAGGAGGAGCAGCAGCTCACGAGGGCCTTCGGCAAGGAGTATGAAGATTATAGGGCAAGGGTTGATCGGCT
- a CDS encoding flavodoxin family protein: MKENTAIKVTAFIGSARKEHTYNATELFLQKLKSLGDIEYEIVRLSDYDLGTCKGCRVCFDKGEEFCQFKDDRDVLIDKIMNSDGVIFASPNYSFQVSALMKIFLDRLGFVFHRPRFFGKAFTSIVAQGIYGGSKIVNYFNFIGNALGFNVVNGCCINSLEPVTEKGRKKIDKIIDRQSKRFYAKLIRKEYPAPSLLKLMVFRAGRSSMKLMLNGSDKDYRYYKEKGWFEADYYYPVKLNQLKKLTGKIFDRLGTQMARNH; this comes from the coding sequence ATGAAGGAGAATACAGCAATAAAAGTCACCGCATTTATCGGCAGCGCACGAAAGGAGCATACTTACAATGCCACCGAACTTTTCCTGCAAAAGTTAAAATCACTTGGAGATATAGAATATGAAATAGTTCGGTTAAGTGATTATGATTTGGGAACTTGTAAAGGCTGCAGGGTATGCTTTGACAAGGGCGAGGAATTTTGCCAATTCAAGGACGACAGAGATGTGCTGATTGATAAGATCATGAATTCAGACGGAGTCATATTCGCATCTCCCAATTACTCCTTTCAAGTATCGGCATTGATGAAAATATTCCTTGACCGGCTTGGATTCGTTTTCCATCGGCCACGCTTTTTTGGAAAGGCATTCACCAGTATAGTGGCGCAGGGAATATATGGGGGAAGTAAAATCGTAAACTACTTCAACTTCATCGGCAATGCTTTGGGCTTCAATGTCGTTAATGGCTGTTGCATAAATTCGCTTGAACCGGTGACGGAAAAAGGCCGAAAAAAGATCGATAAGATAATCGACAGGCAAAGCAAAAGATTCTATGCAAAATTAATAAGGAAGGAATACCCGGCTCCATCCTTACTCAAGCTGATGGTGTTTAGAGCGGGACGGTCGAGTATGAAATTAATGCTGAATGGGAGCGATAAAGATTACAGGTATTACAAGGAAAAAGGCTGGTTCGAAGCGGATTACTATTATCCGGTAAAACTTAACCAGTTAAAAAAATTGACCGGGAAAATATTCGACAGGTTGGGAACGCAAATGGCAAGGAATCACTAA